A stretch of DNA from Anopheles ziemanni chromosome 3, idAnoZiCoDA_A2_x.2, whole genome shotgun sequence:
CGAGAAAGCGCGTCGTTTGAGCTTTCCGAAACATGTCGGATTGCATGTCAGCTTGGACGTGGAATTATCTTTATGGAAAACCGCGTTGGATCTTATTTACATACGCGCGGAAAAGAGCATTTCATGGGCTCGGGTTCTGGGGGGAACCGGAAAGAGTGTTTAAGTGGTTGAGACAAAAAATAGACAACGACAGAGCGGCAAATCCGGACACCTCGTCTTCTTCTCGAAGGGATAGCCCTTGTGTTTTGTCTTTTCTCGGTGCTGTGACCGAACCGTTCCTTCGTTGTGGGCCATCTTTTATTATCGGCTCAGTTTATCTATGCTGGATATACATCTTTGCGGTGTTGCTTTGCTTCACTTCTTCCCTCCTACGTTCACAGATTGCCGAGCGCAAATTTCTCAGCCAAATCCTTTCAACCGATCAACCCGTGGAGAAAATGGCCTACACTAAACGGTCCTGATGAATGCTGCAACATTTACatagcacacacatacacactcacacacacacacacaccctcacacaaaaaatacatacatacacacacagtaTACAGCGCACACATTTACGGTAATGGGCGTGCATAAATCTTATTGGCCCTCGGTCGGTTTCGTAGTTTCGCTGAGGTTAGGCCCTTCTAAAGCCTACAATCCTTGCCGGCCGGCCAAGAACTTGAACACGACAACACGTCTTTTGCAAAGGGCTTTCTTGCCTTTCCCAAGTGTGGCGCGTGCTAGCGCCTCGTCGAGTTCCTAATCTCAGCGACCTCTGTTAAACTCCTCCATTGGTCGGGTCATTCATTGTGAGATTCATCAAACCGGCAACCCAACCGTTAAGCACCGGAGTCACTGACCGCACTCGGACCACGTGGACTTGGTCATTAGTATGAGCTCCTCACGCCCCTTTTGTCTGGCCCGGAAACCTCATTCGGCCCGGGATGTTTCTTTTAATCTGgagtaatttttcttcaacccACTTCTAGCCTCTAACAATTAGTGACGCATGAGGCATGGACCAAGCTGTTGGAAGGATTTTTCTTGCCTCGAAAAGTCGGCCGCAAGCCTTGGATTAAGCTCCAGAAATGACACTTTGTCATCCTATCGTTTGACTTTCTTTTAGAAGTTGTCGGAGTCCTTCTTCTTGGTGCGgttttccagtttgtttttcttctgttctaATCCACCGGTCGGTAGGTTGCATTTCAACTCTTCCTCTGCTTCCTCCCTCTTCTAGCCTCTAACCGAGTTTGAGAAACATTGTCCTTCAAACCTCGAAACCTCCTacgttatttctttttctcctgttTCATACACTAGCCTAAATGACCAACCGACGATTGGCAACTAGCTTTCTTCTAGCCGTCGTATCGCGCGACCGTGATCTAGCTTCGCCTGCTAACAGCTTCTTGTCGCTGTGTTTATGGTTTCACATTTATTCCGCTTTACAGCGTGGCCTCGTCGTGGTTAGTGTCGTCCCACGCAACATTATCTTGTGTTTCAGCGTTCCTCCACAGCGAACCTGGAGTTTACACCTCAGACATGGCGAGTTCCGTCTTTGGCCGCTCGACGATGACGACCCGGGGCGGGCGGAGGCAGGATCGCCGGGAAACGGTCAACGAAGTGGTCAGCGTTCGCATCGAGTCGCTGCTGTTGTGGTTGTGGAAACGGCCGTGTGCCGTCCCGTTGGCCGTCGTTCCGTTGCCGAGCGGAAGGTTGCCGGAATCGTGCGGCCGGCAGCACCATTTCGTCGACCACAACCATCGGAAGGGCGGCAGTCTCCTACAAGcagaggaaaggaaaagcgatGATGAGAAAAACTTCTACTAATTTTCCCAcgaaatgtgtttgtgtgcgtgggGTTGCGGAGGACGATGATTCATAAGTTTTAAAGTCAGCAAACGTTGCTTAGCGGCGGAGAAAGAGGGGTTCGCACCAGATGACGTCTGATGATTTCGCAACATGACGCACGCCGGCCCCGAAAAGCCGAGGGCCGGGGCACGTTTCATCTTGTGGCGAAATTATCTGCACCATCAATCGCATTTCCAGCGTCAGCCATCGGCAAATTATTACGCTCGTAAATTGAACACATGTTGGATTCGGACGGTTTTGCAATCCAAACGCAAAGCCCAGGCAGTAATATATCAATTTTCTTCGGTTTTAAATTACTCTTCGAATCCCATTGATTCACGGCGTTTTGGAATTGAAATCCACAATTCAATTCCAGGGATATGCGATCTGTTTTGGCGAAGATTGCTTTTCCATCGCATGGAAAACACAGACGTTAgcattttatttgtaaaaagtTAATTTGAATTTACACGAATCTAATCTGTTGTTATTGCAACATGGGCGTAATACCGATGATCaagcttttttatttgatgtatgttgttagtttttcttgttgttgttttagttGAAAAGCCTAaggatttttcatttccttttttataattaaagaGCTAGTCAGTAAGAATCTTCATAGCAACATCCATCTGTTTCGTTTGCAAGTGTAAAGTATGATTTACAATGTTCCAACAATTTGTTCAGTCTATATTTCACCTCAAGCCATTCTACAACAACTCTACATGGTTTTGTTTGAGCTTGTTAAGATAATTGTTTAACAGAAGCATTTTATGGCATGGGTTTCACCTATTCACTTACTTGATCATGCGACAAACTTGCGTCGAGAAGAGACAGTAGATGAGCGGGTTGGCGGCCGAGTTGAGCGGGGCCAGACTTTGGATAAAGGTGGCAATGGCCACGTTGGTTTGCGTTGGCGGAATCTTGCCGAACACCTGCAGCAAATCGAAGATGATGTACGGTGACCAGCACACCACGAACACGATCACGATCACGATCGTCATCTTGACCGTCTTCACCTTGGCGCGAGGAATGATGCCACGCGAACTGGCCCTCCTACTGGCCAGGTCCGCCATCCCATTGTGTGTTCGATCTGAAAAAGAAAGGACGAACATTAATGGCCTAGGAAAATGTGGTAAATATTGCCGAATCTTACCGATTGGGCCGAGAATGGTGCCTTTGGCCCAAATTGTCCGAACGATGATGGCGTAACAGGCGGAAATGATGAGCGCAGGGACGACGAAGAGTGATCCCGACACCCAGCACATGTAAAGCTGCCACCGCCACGCCTCTACCAGGTCGATCCAGCATTGCATTTTTCCTGCAAAACGAATGCAACCGGAAGTGAGTTTGATGTTCTTCCTCCGTTCTACCTTCGATCTTCGACTCGCGTGCGAGCAGATGCGGTACACTAACCCTGTATTAGTCGCTCCTCGTAAAAGTATGTTATCGGTAGGGAGAAAAGGATACTGAAACTCCAAGCGGCTGCCACCAGCCTCCGAGCGCGGCTCCCTGAAGCAAAAGCAAACGACAAACCATTGATCAACCGATCGGCTCACaggggaagggagggagaTAGTAAGGAGCACCGGGCGAGGCGGAGGTCATGTATACTTACAGCAGCCGGAGAAGTTCATCGGATGGGTGATGGCATCGTACCGATCGATGCTAAGCGCCACCAGGACGTACGTGGAGGCGTAGGTGACGCACGCCTGCACGAATCGGATCGCTTTGCAGGCGGCATTTCCGGCACGCCAAACCACCGTGATGCGCCATATGATGTCCGTCAGGACGCTCAGCAAACCTACACACAGATctgtaaaaaatataaaagagattgtaataaaagtaaatgCTCACAAATACAACGTGTTAAATACATGATATGCAAAATTCTAAAGAAAATATACGGCACAATTTATAGATTTCACTCAATTTCATTGAAATATACGAGAATTCAATAATACTTTagcaaataagaaaaaatataaacaaaccacaattcaaaagcaaaacaattaatTATTACGAcatcaataaattaatataatCATATAGATTGCTTTGTAGAGCTctcaaaagtaaaacaaaaaataaatttatttaattatttattgcaGCATGGTagcaacatttttaattaatttcacttCGATTTAACTCAAACACGATAGaatataatgaaataaaattagatATGTCAGAAAACTACTGAAAAAACgaaatacaacaacaaaataattaatgaAGACAAGAATCATAAATCAATACCATCGCAAGCCTGTTGCGTAAAACACCATTCAATGATGGCATGGTAAATTTAGTTTACTAGTCTTGGTTTGAGGTTCAGAAAGCATTTATAAGTTAACCGAAGTTGAACTCGTTTAAACCGGCCACTGGATCCTTGATGGTGTTAAATTATAATATCACAAACGAAACAGTCTCAACATTATGACCCTAGCTGTAAGTAACAACTTACTTCTGTCGTATTTAAGTATCACCATCCAAATAGCACCACTCTTTAGAACAAATCAACCAAAGACACTTTCTACCCACACGGGAAACCACCTGCTTTCCCTTCAGTTATTACCTCATCCCTCAGCCCTCGGTCAGAAACAAATGCAATCACTGCCGAATTACTCGCCCGCTCCCCCCTTCGGCCACCCCGTACGCTCTCCGGTATAAATTCTGCCTCGTTTACTCAGCGTGTAAATCGCGATAAATAGTAACGGAGTGCTCGCATAAATCTACTCGTAATTTATGTGCCACTAGATCTACCGAACCCGACCAGTGCCGGTGGTCGACGAGCGAACGTTTCGCTTTCCCGCCATAGTTCCCGGCTAAAGTGAGAAGAAGTCTGGACTCGGAGGACTCCCGCTCTCCACCCCCATCTGGAGCCGCCGTTCCTTTTCGCGTGTTCGAGTTATGAGAGGTGGTTAAGATATGACGACCCACCGTTGGCATCGCCTCCGGAGAAAAACGGAACGGTagtatgttatttttatgaGCCGAAGTAATGGGGACGTGTAATTGAATGAAGTTGTTCTCCGATCTCGTTGCCCAGTGTGCGTGAAGCGTAAATAATTTTCCGAGCtagtttctgtttgtttttcttgcttgTTGCGGAGTAGATGAATTAAAAATGGAACTCTTCTTTGGATTGCATGGAGTTGGAttgaatttggaaaacgagtTTTGCAAAAAAGTTCACCATTTGAATGTAGATTTTTGTGACTTCTAAACGAACCCAGGttcagaaataaaatattctattGAACATTACCTTTGCCTCGATTCACTTGCAGACATTTTGTCATTAGTTAGATTGGAACACGATGTAAACCTTGTatgaaacgaacgaacaactTCTGCAAAACAATTCCATTCGAACTTCTCCGCCGCATTTTCCACTTGCTTTTAGCTAATGATAATTGCATTCCACGATTTCCACCAGCATAAGCGCAAATTCATCAAATGAAGCGTAAATATTTTACGGCTCGCGAGTTGGGAGAACCGTCCTGCTTTTTTGCGCACTGCATCCACCGGTTTGCTTTCCCTGTTCCCAACTCGGACCGTACTTTCCATTAGCACGAGATTATCTTTAATTGTGTCGATCCCCGGGTTTTCTTATTGTCGCGTAAAATATGGAACAGTGTGGCCTCGTAAGCACGAAGCGAACTTTTCCTACGCTCCGAATGTCACCgaccgaaggaaaacaacagaaaacaaatggtggaaaatggaaaatcgattCCGGTTCGTCCCTGATCTTCCGTACGGCCCCGAACGGAGAGGAAAGGGGAGCAAGATTTTGGGTCAACCAAACGGAGCGTGCAGTCCGAGGACAACAAATTGTGCATCTTCATGATCCACCCGCTATGTTTGCCTCCTCCTTCcatcccccttcccccccaaTTCAGGTCTTTTCTGTTTCGTCCACCGCCGGTTCACAAGCGCACAatgttttcaatgaaaaacatgatccACCCCAGCATAAGACATGAGTGCGCCCGAAGCAAACATAAGGCTATAAAATGAGACAACCACGggtcaaacaaacaatacgGCGTGCGTTCCGGAAGCTTGGAAAATAACtgagaaggaagaaaactaTATAAaaggaaagagagagggagggggggaaagaaaagtgtCATCGGAACAAACAAACGCTTCAAACGAGAGCATAATTTATATTCATCGCCGGTTCGTGTTTACGGGATTGATGATTGTGCTGTTGTTATCTTTACGACATTCAAAGACGCAGTCGTGTCTCCTTTTCTTGCGCTTCCTAGTCCAATCCTCAGTAGGAAGAAATCAACCCCAAAAGACAGTTTGCGGTGGCaggagtgaaaaaaaaggtataaaATGAAAAGCACAAGATGATTCAACTTGTAGAATGACGAAAGTTTGACCCCATTTCCTGCACTCCGAAAGTGTGCGAGTGGGTGAAAGAAGGAGTGACTGGGGGAGAAAACCACACCCCTCCCAAGTGACCATTCAAGTCCGAAAGGGAGGGACGATCCACCCTGCTTTGGTGGTTTCCCGTCAAATCACCCGCAACGTCGCATAAAAGCGTCGTTTAAAGTAGATATGCTCGAATGGTTCGAAGGAAATTTCGGCTGGCGTCGCGTTTTTACTccctttattttcccttccgaAAGGTTGCCAGCACACATCACAtcagtggaaaagaaaaatgtctgGCGTACGCCCTTTATGATCAAACTTTCCGCAGCCAAGCGCCAAAATGACGAACGAATCAGCGCAAGCGAAATAAATTCCGTCATGCGGATTGCTTCAGGAGAGCTACGAGCGATTCGAACTTTTTGTTGCATTCTTACAAGATTTGCAGGAAGTCGCCATTCGTTGCTCAAACAAAATTCAGGAAATTGGTTCCGAAATCATTTTGCCTGAGAATCCGTTCCTTCGTTCAACAGAGCTAGAAAGAGCAAACAATAAACCGGATTATTACTCTCGACCGTAAGGATTATCCAGTTGGGGCGTGAATATTCTCAAACCCTAGAACAAACCTGTCCCGCAACCCAAATCCTCCAGAGCCTCCCCGAAGAAGCTTGACAGTGACTAGCGAACATCGTTAATCGCTCGGGACCGGTTTTATAGCAAtaatgatttcaattttcggAACGACTCAGACGTTCTTTTCATTACTGAGGAACTGGCCAGGTTTAAGCCAACGAGGATTTTCCAATCTTCCATTCTCAGCAACGTAAGTTGGTTGCCCGAACAGCAGAGTTCGCCGTATTTTGAGAGCCCTGGAACGATCttcaatatttaataaaatgcGCGAAACAGGTGAAGTGTAATCATTTTTCAAGTGTACAGAAAATCAATTTCGAACCAGCACGCATCCTGTTGCAACGCCATTAAATGCCCTGCCATCAGAGCTTATTTTGTTGCTATTATTAATTTCCCATTAACGAAGGGAACGTATATCGCCGGCATCAGAGTATAATTAATATTCTGCTTTATACAGTTCTTAATATGATCCATCAAAAGATACAAAAACGCACAATATGTGAGCATATCAACTGGAAAAGCCATTTTTGACACCCAGTCCATCACGGCGTCTTACCGGCTATGGCGAGCTGCTTTATGAAGAAATTCATTCGTGACTTGCGGGTCCGATTCAGCATCAACGTCACTAGCACGGCCGAGTTTCCCAGGACGATCACGGTGAAAAGCACCCACATCACCGCGAACTGTTCAGTCTGGAAAGAgaggaaatggaaataaagGCATAAGAATGAAGACAAGGCAATTACATTACCAGACTTTGCTGATACTGAAAAACCAATCAAAAACATTGGTATGCGAGTACCTCTTGGCTATTACTTTACAACAGTGATTGACTGCCACCATTGGGGCatgattcaattttaattgcaCTTTCTACACCTTCTTTGTAAactatttaaataattttgttaaaGTCAACACAACGGTAGACTGTCCTTGAAAGCTTTAAAACTCTACCTAGCAACTACTCTAGTCCTTAACCTGCTTCTCCACTCAAAAGTGTCACAGAATTCTAGTTTGCGGAGCAGATGCGGCGACAATGCGGAAGGGATCAATATTCATGCGCTCCAAACTGGTCAACACACTTTGCCGGATTAGTTCTGGATCATTTCACCAAAGGTACGAAATGGCGAAAGGCGCTCTGAGTAAACTTTCACTTGTCGCATCATTTTGACGCACTTCATTTAACGTTAGTTTGGCTTGTTTCTTCCGTTTTGCTGTTGCGTCCAGTCGGTATGCGGATGAAAACGGCTAAAAAGGACTCCTAACGAGGTCTTAACGGGGACAACTTTTCTCTCGGCCCTTCTCGgtgggtttaaaaaaaaaccaggcgGGGCAAAGTCGAGCTCTCCGACATCCGGGTTAAATCTTGAGCAAGCGAAACTTTACTGTGAGACGGCAAATATTGTCCTACCAGCAACTCGTAGCTTCTTCACCCCCTCTGGAAGAGTTTAATCAGTGTAATTGAAAGTGATGTAATTTAAGTTCCGGCCTGGTAAGAGGCTGCCATCCGGACACCGGCTGCCCGTCCCACAAAGGAGTTTGAGCGTCCCGGGCTTGGCCAGGCGTGAAAGTTTTGCTTTcggagaatttatgaaaatgccATCCCGTTGGGTGGCtttaaagaaattgaaaatactTTACTGTACGGTGGTGCAGCACGCGTCTGGTGAATCCCGGTCGTTTCTGCTAATTAGGTAGTCTAGCGCTAACTTAACTTGTGAGGATAATAATAAATTGGTACGCTTTCGATCTCTGCCCGAAGGGTGGGAGGATGAGCTCGTGTTTCTTACACCAGACAGGGTTGGCCATTTTGATGGATAATTGGCGTGAGTTGACCAAAGAGTTAAAACTGCTTTAATAATTATGTTTACCAAGTATTGAACTTTAAGTGCCAGAAAGggttttttaaacacaaaacaagCCATTGCACCAAACAGGAACTGTTATCTTATTTTATGTTATAACTCTGTAACGGTTTGATGTGAAAAATCTGACTTTTTTcatatcatttttattattggatattttcaaaattacttgttctatttttaaattagctGAAACTTCAAATATGTCATGAAGCAATTCTCCTCAAGGTCGACACGCGTGAGCACCATCAAAGCACACTTTTTAATGTTAATAATTAAAGGTTTACGCTAGAGTGAGGCAATtgatactttttatttttaatacccACCACTATCCATACCTGGTGATTCATACGAATGAATCTCATCGACAATCAATGTTAGTACGACAATGAACCACAGAGCATTAGCTATTTGCCAACTAAAACTGTGCCATACATCTTTCTCAGAACAATTCGAAAGGTCATCATGAGTCTATACAAGCGTTCATACACCAACGAAGAATAGTTTAACTATGAAGCCCTTCACAcgacttatttattttattctgtttgaaAACAATGTACGCAACGATAgcgtaaaataaaaagtacaaaaaactAAGACATTCAATAAAATCGCCTTGAGACGATAACACAATCTTCTAGTACAATCACCATCAGTGAATACTATTTAAAAGCTCTTGACATACTGGATTATTCATTTGAAGTCGTTGGAGGCCTTCGTTAAGTTGTGCGAGTTCAACTTCTACATGCTTTTATAGCTCATCGTTCGCGCTCTGGATCGTATACTACTCGGCGAATCACGAAGAGCAGGGCTCCAGAAGAGTCGAGATTACTGATGGCGCAGGTCGTACTTCTTTTTACTCTAGTCATTTTTGGAGCGAAGCGGATCGTTGGTGAACAGTTTGGTGCGTATAGTTAAACACTCTTCATTTTGAGGATATTCCATAGTCCGCTGGTGTAATGTGTCACATTCTCAATCTGCAGAAGACCCATCGTCTTTCCGGCTTGCACAAGAAGGTGACTATTGCGTGCTTGCTACAGGCGAGACTGGTGTGTGCCGGAGGTCTGAATTGTGTGACTGGCGTCAGCCCAGAGTTTACCATCGATGGAAAAACATTGTTTACTGTAGGACCCATGCGACAGAACACATCGTATGCTGTCCCCCTGCAAGCTTATTTGGCGCGGAGTTTGCGACTAAAGCCTGCAGGAGTGTTCCAAGTATATTACCCAGAGTCATACCTGCCTGTTCGGGATGTCAGAAAACTGAACTACCATTCATTGCGGCGCTCGGGGGAATACAAAAATTTCCGAGTCGATTTGAGCCGAATCCTTTCACTTGGTTTTGCGGTAGTAGTCTGATTACGCCCAGCTATCTATTAACAGCAGCACACTGTTTTTTCGACATAAAACCGCCTATGGTCGCAAGAATGGGAACATCTAATCTACTTgcaagaaaggaagaaaatgactGGATTCAGGATCGCAATGTGATGGTGAGGTTTGGCAAGTGAAGATGTAGAAGGTTTCGATAAGGTTGTCaatcttttaattttataattgGGCTCTCTTGCAGTCAGTCAGCATGCATCCTAGGTTTCGCTCGGTATCGAAGGAAAACGACATCGCACTTGTGTTGGTGGATTATCCCTTCATATACAGCGATAAAGTGACAAGCGTTTGCCTTTCCACTAGCCAAGAGGACGTGGCTGGACAACTGTACGCTGCGGGCTGGGGCATGACGGAGATAAGAAACAAATCACCGGATCAATTGCTCGGTACACGTCTCACCACTAAGTCTATCGATGAGTGCAAGAAGATGTACGAGAACATTGAAAGAGTGAACCCGTTCTTCAAGAAAACAATAGTATATGACACGCAATTCTGTGCCCTCGGAGAGCCGATTGGAGAGGGATCTTTTAGTGACCTCTGCCGAGGTGACTCGGGTGGGCCGGTTTACCGTAAGGTCGCCACTTCCGAAGGACCAAAGTACCGCCAGATCGGTATCATTTCGCATGGCATCAACTGTGGAGGAGATGTGCCTGGCGTGTACGTTCGAGTTACGCCCTTCTTGGATTGGATAGCGTCGGTGGTCGGGACTCTGGAAGACTGATCGGGTAGACACACATTTGGCCTTTCTTACCATGTCTGCTCAATTTTTTCTGTTTACTTGTTTTATAAATACAGCTttattcgaaaacaaaaacatccaacccAATTCGCTTTGCGCCAGCACATTACAAATGATACACCTAAAAGCACACCAAGTGCCAACTTTTAGCGCTAGATAGTCACAAGGATCCTCACAATAACGCATGCTCTTTGCTTATTGCAAACATCCTACTCTCCAACCTTGACACCTCTGCTTGTGCGTACTTACATGGCTGCAAGCCCTACATACCTTCAATGCCGTGAGTGATCTGTTCGACCACAATTTGTCCATCGCCAGTTTTCGTTACCGCCTCTTGCCTCCTACATCGTGACTGTTCTTCACTTCCTTCCTCCTTACGATATCCTTCCTTTATTCCTACCACATGAGTAATAAAATTCAGGAGTACGAAAAGTGaatataaaacacataaatatGAAGAGATACTAGCACAAATAGACAGCACAACCGACACCAAGGATCTATGGATCCAGATCGGAAACCTAGAGAGTAAAGGCACATCAGTGTACTCCGATAACGAAATGGGACGATGCTCAGGCGACCGCATACGCCGGTACAGTGGTGGTTTTTGTGAGTAGGTCAGCCGCTACGACCCCGGCGGTGCAATGGAGTGATTTAATCATTGACCCAACCAACGGCCAaaacaatcgaaacaaaaaaacaaaaaaacaaacaaaattaacccaccaaaaaacccgaaaaccaagcttaaaactcaaaaaccaaagatcaaagaaaaaaatccaaaacccaaaaccctAACCAAAATTCCCTAAATCCAAATCAACCAAGCGCTACATAAATAAAAGACGATAACACAATCTTCTAGTGCAATCATCATGAGTGAATACTATTTAAAAGCAGCTATCGACGCACTGGATTATTCATTTGAAGTCGTAGGAGGGCTTTGTTAAGTTGTGCGAGTTCAAATTCTCCATGTTTCTTTAGCTCATCGATCGCGCTCAGGATCGTTTACTATTCGAGGAATTACGATAAGGAGGGCTTCAGACGGGCCGGAAACTGATGGCGAAGGTCATACTTCTTTTCTCTCTAGTCATTTTTGGAGCGAAGCGGATCGTTGGTGAACAGCTTGGTACGTATAGTGAAACATTCTTCATTTTGAGGATACTACATATTTCGCTGTTGTAATGTGTCACATTCGCAATCTGCAGAAGAACTATCGTCTTTCCGGCATGCACAAGGCGAAGAAGGTGACTATTGCGTGCTTCGTACGGGTGAGACTGGTGTTTGCCGGAGATCTGAATCGTGTGACTGGCGTCAGCCCAGAGTCCACCATCGTCGAGGGAAAAACATTACTCACTGTAGGTCCCATGCGACAGAGCATATCGTATGCTGTCCCCCTGCAAACTTATCTAGTGCGGAATTTGCGACTAAAGCATGCAGGAGTATTCGAAGAATGATTCCAGAGGTAGAATTTCATTGCGCGGGTTGTGGAGCAAGTGACCTACCATTCATCGCGGCGCTCGGGAGACGATACGAAAATGCTTTCACTTGGTTTTGCGGTAGCAGTCTGATCACGCCCAGGTATCTACTAACAGCAGCACACTGTCTTATCAACATAAAAACACCAGTGATCGCAAGGATGGGAACATCTAATCTACTTGAAAACAAGGAAGAAAATTACTGGATTCAGGATCGCAATGTGATGGTGAGGTTTGGCAAGCGATAATATAGGAGGTTTCAATAAGGTTATCGTTCTTTTAACTTTTCTAATTGGACTCTCTTGCAGTCATTCATCCGGCATCCTAGGTTTCGCAGGATCTCGAAGGAAAACGACATCGCACTTGTTATAGTGGATCATCCCTTCATATTCAGCGAAACAGTGGCAAGCGTTTGTCTATCCACCAGCCAAGAGGACATGGACGTGACTAAAGAACTGTACGCGGCGGGCTGGGGCATGACGGGGAGCAGACACGAATCACCGGCTCAATTGCTCGGTACACGTCTCACCACTGTGCCGATCGATAAATGCAAGAAGAAGTACGAGCTCATTGGAAAAGCGAACCCGATTTTAAAAAAGACAATATATGACACGCAATACTGTGCCATCGGAGAGCAGATTGCAGAGAGATTTTTCAGTGACCTCTGCCCAGGTGACTCAGGTGGGCCGCTTATCAGCGCGGTCTCCTCTCGAAGAGGACGAATAATATATCTTAAGTACTACCAGCTCGGTATCATTTCGCATGGCATCAACTGTGGAGGAGATTTGCCTGGCGTGTATGTTCGAGTTGGGTCCTACTTGGATTGGATAGCGTCGGTGGTAGGGACTCTGGAAGACTGATTGGGTAGACAAACATTAGGCATTTGTTACCAAGTctgttcacttttcttttatatGGTCACCTTTTTGTatattgcaaataaaaatcagctttcatcgaaaacaaaaaaacaaatcctgtCCAATTCGCTTTGCGCcaacaaatttcaaatataGAGAGATAATAAAATGGTGAATTATGCCAATCTTACATCTAAAAAAATCCTAGGtttcggcccatgagcgccggggctcactacctcgacggcgtgggttcgaatcccaactgagaccggaccctcccctgtacgagaggactgactatccacgtacaacagggaaacaagtctcgtaagcccttaacgggcaggcatgaccaagaggtcgttacgccaaaaagaagaagaagaagaagacatctAAAAAAACACTTAAATTTCCAAATGAAGTAAAAACGCTTTGAGTCTCTGGGTCATTCGTCTGTTTGTctataagaaaaagaaaaacattactgTTGGTTGTATGCATCGATCATAGGAAAGGACAGTAAAGTAATAGTTAAGTACCCCGGACCAGAACCGGCGTTTAGACACAGCGGGACGATAACCAACCCAACGCCACCGCAATCaccgaaaaccaaacaaactttCAGAATGGCATTCCCAACATCCGCCA
This window harbors:
- the LOC131284162 gene encoding cardioacceleratory peptide receptor-like, whose translation is MLPILTWAYLRHLAVQYHADPAGPAFGSVQPREPATPYRFAVENFPGSHGFHCDPIPMPHGGSLPAAGTISNASDEGRGFGPDLDRRPGDLRFRPPNCGSKLDIRFGLGNDSGAGILPPSASVELGGSAFTSSMRFREQEGDTFGVSRHVPVAVAAAATGSPSPLTTVQPGLVSSVGSFVAVNDAIGMNITPALSQVLLAPPATSGSGASIIAAANGAADDNGTRGEEINSFYFYETEQFAVMWVLFTVIVLGNSAVLVTLMLNRTRKSRMNFFIKQLAIADLCVGLLSVLTDIIWRITVVWRAGNAACKAIRFVQACVTYASTYVLVALSIDRYDAITHPMNFSGCWSRARRLVAAAWSFSILFSLPITYFYEERLIQGKMQCWIDLVEAWRWQLYMCWVSGSLFVVPALIISACYAIIVRTIWAKGTILGPIDRTHNGMADLASRRASSRGIIPRAKVKTVKMTIVIVIVFVVCWSPYIIFDLLQVFGKIPPTQTNVAIATFIQSLAPLNSAANPLIYCLFSTQVCRMIKRLPPFRWLWSTKWCCRPHDSGNLPLGNGTTANGTAHGRFHNHNSSDSMRTLTTSLTVSRRSCLRPPRVVIVERPKTELAMSEV